The Actinomadura graeca nucleotide sequence ACCGCCAGGAACAGCGACGTGCCGAAGAGGGCGAGCCCGGCGACGACCCGCGCCGACGTGCGCGCCCCGTCCGCCCAGCCGTCGGCGAACGGCGTCGCCCATTCGGCGAGGCCGTCGAGGTTGTACGCCAGCGCGGTGAGCGCCGCCACGTACAGCACCAGCACGATCAGGGCGGGGATGAGGCCGAACAGCCACTGGGCGGGGTGCCGGGCCGTCCACGCGATGCCGCGCAGCAGGTAGCCGACGCCGTTGAACAGGTCCTTGAGGCCCGACGGCCGGGGGGCGTCCTCGTCGCTCACGCACCCCACGCTATCGGGACGGCAGCCCCACCAGGCGCGCCGAACGCTCCCAGACGTCCCGTCCGAGCCCCGGATCCTTCAGCGCCCCGGCCATCGGCAGCAGCCCGGCGCCCGGCGTGGAGCTGTAGAAGCCGCCGCTGCACGTCTCGAACTCCGGGTCCGCCGCCAGCCGCAGCGCCATCCGCGCGCCCTGCGCGGGCGTGCGCAGGACGGGCGTGCGCGCCAGCAGCGTGCCCAGCCTCTCGGTGCCCCGCACCTCCCGCGCGAGCCCGGTCGCGACGGCGCCGGGGCACACCGCGTTCGCGGTGACCCCGCTGCCCTCCATCCGCCGCGCCAGCTCCCGCGCGAACAGGATGTTCAGCAGCTTCGACCGCCCGTACACGCGCATCGCGCCCGCCGCCCGGTACGTCCCCGGCTCGGCCATCCGCTCCACGTCCAGCCGCCCGGCCTGCCGGTGCGCCTCGGACGCCACGACCACCACCCGCGACGGCGCGCCCTTCTCCAGCGGCCCGAGCAGCAGGTTGGTGAGCAGGAACGGCCCCAGGTGGTTCGTCGCGATCATGCGGTCGTGGCCGTCGGCGCTGGTCTTGGCCCGCAGCAGGTGCACGCCCGCGTTGTTGACCAGCACGTCCAGCCGGTCGAACCGCTCCACCAGCGACGCGGCGACCCTCCGCACGTCCATCTGCACCGACAGGTCGCCGAGGAACGTCTCGACCCGCGCGCCCGGGACGTCGCGCGCCAGCTCGTCCACCGTCGCCCTGCCGCGCAGCTCGTTGCGGCACACGATGGCCACGTGGAACCCCCGCCGGGCCAGGCCCCGGGCGATCTCCTTCCCGATCCCGGACGTCCCGCCGGTCACGATGGCGATCTTGGTGTGCATGTCCCCACCCCACCACCGCGCGGGACGTCCCGGCAAGCGACCCCCGAAACCGCCCCGCGCCCGCCCGGCGCCCGCCCGGCGCCCGGCCCGCCCGCGCGGGGCGGCCGCTCACTGGCCGAGCATCGACCGGATCCGCACCCAGGCCATCAGCAGCAGCCGCTTCCACTCCGGGTACAGCAGCCGGACGAACACCTCCTGCCTGACCTCCTTGACCCCGCGGCGCCGCGGCCCCTCGTCCGCCCACCGCCGGACGGCGTCCAGGACGACCATCCGGCGCCGCAGGTCGGCGACCTGCGGCGCGACCGCCGCCTGCGCGGCCTCCCCGGGCGTCCGCTCGATCATCGCGACGATCCGCTTGCGCATCCGCGGATGCGCGGCCGCCGCGTCCAGCCACAGCCGGAACGCCGGCTCGAACGCGGGGTGCGCGCCGGGCGACTCCGCCTCCGCGCCCACCGCCACGGCCCACGCCGCCGCGCACTCCATCGGGTCGACGGCGTCCCGACCCACGAGGATCGCCGGGAACCCCTCCCCCGTAACCTCGACGGTCAGCATGAGGAAGATTTCCGTCCCCACCGCCGCCGTGTGCGGGTTCGGGCGTCCCGCCCACGCCAGCGCCGCGCGCAGCACGTAGGCCCGGTACCCGCCCGCGGCCAGCCGCCGCGCCGCGTCCAGCAGCAGCGGGCGCATGTGCGGGCCGCATCCCGCGAGCAGCTCGATCACCTCCAGCACGCTCCGCAGCCGCGTGCCGTCCGGGACGGCCGGGCCGGGGGCCACAGACTCCCCCGGCGGAGCGGCCAGCGGACGGTCGTGCTCGGCCAGCGCGACCCGCAGCCCCACGCGCGCCCGGTGGAACATGTCCTTCTGGGAGGACAGGTGCGCGGCGGTCCGGCACCAGGTGAGCGCGGCCTGGAACACCCTCCCGGGGTGGAGCTCGGCGAGCGCCCGCACCACCTCGTACACCTCGTCCTGGACCTGCTCGTCCCCGTAGGTGCCGAGGTGCTTGAGCCGCGTCAGCGCGATCGACGCGTGCGTCTCCCCGAGCACCTGGCAGACGCGCACCACCGTCAGCTTCAGCGTCTGCGCCGTCCGCCGCTCGGTGGACCACCCGTAGAGCTGCCGCCGGACGCGCCCGCCGACCCGCTGGTGCAGGCACGTCCTGGCCAGCGCGACGTACGCCAGGTCCGCGGAGTGGTGCACCGACGCCCACTCCGCCGCCTTCCGCAAAATCTTCCCCACCGCGTCGTGCTCGGCCGCGAGGTCGGCGAACACCGCGACGAGCTTCTGCCGGAGCCCGTCCCGCAGCTCCACGACCTCGTCGGTGGGCAGCTCCGACAGCCACGACAGCAGGTCCATGCGCGCGAGCGGGTAGTCGTCCCAGACGTGCTGGAGGACGGAGTCGGCGTACCCCTGCCGCCGGAACACGACCAGGTCGTCGACCCGGTCCGCGCCGAGCAGCTCGCTCAGCCCGGTGGACGGGCACCAGGAGAGCCCGCCGCCCTCCACCTTGATCTTGAGCTGGCGCGCCAGGGACATCGCCGCCCCGTACACGCTCGTCTCGTCCGCCGGGGCGATCGTCGCGGCGGCGATCATCAGGGTCTGGTCGCGCAGGTCGCCGTTGGACACGAACCAGCCGCGCAGATGCTCGTCCCAGCCCCGGTACGCCAGCTCCACCTCGCGCTCGTCGCCGCCCGCCGCGACGAGGTCGGCGAGGCGGCGCGCGTCGCCGGGCGTCGCGTCCTTCAGCAGCTCGGCGGCGCGCGGCCAGTCCGGCCAGCCGCGCCCGACGCCGCGCCGCGCGAGCCGCGCCCGGTAGACGGCGTCCGGCGGCGGCGGATGCACCGGCAGGACGCGCAGGAACTCCGAGAACGGCCGCTGCTCCGCCTGCGTCCCCACGACGAGCAGGAACCCGCCCGAGGCGTGCACCGCCTCCAGGCACGACCGCAGCCGCGACGGGTCCTCATCACCCGCGCGGACGAGGTACCCGCACGCCCGCGCGGCGGCGATCTCCTCCACGTCGTCCTCGTCGGTGGAGAACAGCCGGATCGGCAGGTCGGGGCGCAGCCACCGCAGCGCCGCGACGGCCGTCGTCGTGACGCCCGTCCCGGACGCCCCGGCGAGCGCGACCGCGTGGTGGCGGTCGAGCGCGCCGACGATCTCCTCGTGGTTGAGCGCGGGCACGTACCCGGCGACCCGGTCGGCGATCTCCCCCTCCGACAGCACCATCGACGGACGGCCCCGGACGAACTGGAGCTGCGTCTGGATGAGGTCGCCCGAGACCGTGTTCCCGATCGCGCTCTGCCCGTCCCCGGTGACGGTCACATCGTCGAACTCCGTCATCGGCGCTCCTGCCGCAGATCGCCGCCGACGATGTTGCCGATCGCGTTCTGGCCGTCCCCGCCGATGGTGATCCCGCCGATGGACGGCCTCTCCCCGGGCGGGACGGACGCGCGCGGAGCCTCCGCGTCCCCCGCTTCGTGCTCGGCGGGCTCGGCGATATCGGGCGCCCGCGACGGCTTCGGCACGTACAGGTGGGCGTGCCGGGCGAACTGCTTCACCGCGATGGCCACCTCGGTGAACTGGCTCTCGCGCAGCCCGGTACGCCCGCCTGCGACGTAGACGCTGAACATCTCCGCCGAGAACAGGAACGCGGCGTAGGTGACCTCCGGGTCGCTGTCGCGCAGCGCGTCCCGCAGCGGCGGCCCATCGACGAGCCGGTTGACGTCGACGGTCGCGGCGGAGATGCCCGGCGCGTCCGGGCGCTCGTCGTCCACGAGCCCGACGTGCATCGCCACCCGGAGCCGCAACCGCATCCCCCGCGCCCGCAGCCCCGGCGCGGACGCGGCGAGCTCG carries:
- a CDS encoding SDR family NAD(P)-dependent oxidoreductase — translated: MHTKIAIVTGGTSGIGKEIARGLARRGFHVAIVCRNELRGRATVDELARDVPGARVETFLGDLSVQMDVRRVAASLVERFDRLDVLVNNAGVHLLRAKTSADGHDRMIATNHLGPFLLTNLLLGPLEKGAPSRVVVVASEAHRQAGRLDVERMAEPGTYRAAGAMRVYGRSKLLNILFARELARRMEGSGVTANAVCPGAVATGLAREVRGTERLGTLLARTPVLRTPAQGARMALRLAADPEFETCSGGFYSSTPGAGLLPMAGALKDPGLGRDVWERSARLVGLPSR